TAAATGGCAACCATTATGCTATCCTTTTCTTGGTGGATGGATGGTTAGATGATCAATGGGCAGGCTATTACATACTCAACCTATCCACCAACCTATGTGTATTAATAGGACAATACgtaaaatttaatcaaatactATGGAACATTATCTACCTATTATTAATCATGACTCCATTACATGGTTGAACCATAAAAATGGGGTGTTTACATTTCAATCAAATATATAGGACATGATCAAAACAATCAATCTATTAACAGGTCAAGATCTATGGAAGGGCCCATTATTCACAGGCCCATTAAAGCACATAATCATGCAAAACTGACAAGTGCTAATTGCCTGGCTTGCACTTCTGCCTTCCCTTAGTAACAAAATGAGTTCATGAATCCATTGCTAAAAAGAATCATAACAGGATATAGTGGGTCCAATTCTGCCTTATGACCAGAAAAGGATTTGGCTAACAATGACAATAGGAAAGCTCAGAGACTGCAAACCATAGCCGTTCACCATGACATTAATGAACTGAAACTAGGTTGCTAATGAAATCCCATaccaaaaataggaaaatgatcCTCGAAGTGATAGGAAATGGCCACAACTGAAAGTTATGATGAAAAAATGACTCATTTCCAGTGTTGGAAGAACAAATCAAAATTGGTAATTTAAATGCAATATTCAAACATTGCcgaatattattttgttttataagacagcaagagttgttttaaaatttaaaccaaGCAAGAACTGAAAACTTTTGTTTTGCCAACTTCTTAATTTAACAAAGCCTACTTGTAGTCGGTATTCAATTGtcatcaaaacaaaaatgcTTCTCAGAGCGTAAACAGCCATAGAACAGGAAAACAAATATGCTTCAAAGCCCTCACCTTCTCTTTGCATCTCAAAAAATCACTTCTCTTCATTCTCCTCATTCTTCTGCTCATAGCGACGCTTAAACTTGGCTATCTGTCCCACACTTTGAGCCATCTGGCGTCTTGCCCTCAAGTGGTAAACTTTACCAACAGAGTGTATTCTAGTCATCATAACATGCATCAGCCTGCCGCTCTGAGTAACATAGGATATCCATTGCATCTGAGGGTGCAACcctttcttcattttccacTAATCTGCAATTCAAAAAGAAGCTTATTGAACAGAGCTTATACATCAAACTAGTCACCTTTTAATTCCAAACGCAACCAAATCTGGCCCAGAGACAGGCACAGTTAattcttaatgaaaaaaaaatgatccatgAGAACCACAACAACACTactaaaaagggaaaatggatCAGTGACAAGGTGAATTACAAAAAGATGACCCATcatgatttattaaatatagTCATCCTACTAGCACAGTTCTTATTCACTAAAAACAGCTTATTAAAGGGAAAATGGAGATTACAAATGTACCCATGTTACATGCACACATGGAAAAGCCAAACTGCAAAGTCAAATGGAGAAACAATCCAAGGAAAAGCCACCGACTCTGccaaaaaaatgaacttcaaagcTACCATCTTCCAATTCAAAAAGGGCATCTTCTTACCTTCAAAACCCTTTCCTCTCTTCCCAAATACATCAAAAGATTGCACCAATACAACTAGAAAAATTGATGCTTTGACACCTAAGTTCCCAATCACCACCCAAAAACTTCAAAGCTCTAGGCATCCCCCCGACATAACCCAAGATCAGCTAAACTAAAACTCACAACTTCCTAGGTTTTttccaatctaaaaaaataagccATCCACTTAAGTTCACTTACTTCTTGCACATCATTCATCTATTATGCATCATATACTTCCTTCTTATGCATTTATAGAAAGCTactaaaatcatgttttgtAAGTCCTTCTAGCTTTTTCctgaattaattttgatttcgtGATGCATTCCGATTTGATAATTGGCTTGCTTAAAATTTATCCATTTTCTATTGCATATAAATTCTATTCAGTATGAAATGAACCTTCTGTAGTCTTAGGGTTTGATACAGTCAATTACGGAAAAATATAGTGAAATAAAGTAATTAACCATCGTATTCATGATTTAAACCTAAACGCTATAATtgaaaacccataaaaaaataaaaaataaaaaataaatgcttATTCAACACATTTCAGAAATCGCCATTCACAGAAAAGAAATAAGCACACAGGCTGTTTAGTTGCCGTGAAAAGGTgggaaaaccaaagaaaaattggaatacTAGATAGAGAGGGCTAGAACTACCTGAAATCTTCAGCTGAGACAGAGGCGGAGACTGGGGCAACGGCTCGTGTCTAGAAAGATCTTTGCGGCGACGGAGCTGGTTCGACACTTCTACTCTCAGTATCTCTTCTTCTTATGTCGTTCATTGACAGGGATTGGGCTTGGGCTTGTGCTCGGGTTCGGGTTCGGGTTAGCTTGCATATTCACGTAGTTGGGCCAGCCCAAGTTGGAGTTGAGCTTGAGTCTATTTTTTCCAACTTGACCCGATATTTTCTCAGCACCTTGGCTAATAAACCCATCACCTTGgctttaataataatttatataaaattaattggttaaaatgaataaaataaacccTAAATTTGTGAATCCAATACTTCTCgtgttttttgaaaagtaacctaaatttgaattaaatgatttttaccatttcaagtatttacatgtaggttttaaaataaatggttatttttataaaaaaaataatgaagatattttttgtccaaatgaaactaaaaaacaTGGAgagttaaatttaaaattttgggttttcaataatcattttaatcaaataacacattttttatgtcaaataatgataattttatttgaaaactaatagATACTTAataaaagtaaactaaacattTTGACATTCGAAAGCATGTTTCATTGGCTTTTCTGAGAATCATTATTAAGGATGGCAATGGAATGAGTTTTTTCAAGTCATCGCTTCATCCATTTCCTAATAAGatgagtttaaattttaaataaataggttagGGCGGgtttgtgattttttaaaaaactgaGACTAGTTCAAGTATTATCATGTCCCCTCaatccaattatatataaaattaatttaatttaatttttattttcctattttaatatataataataatactttggaataaaataagttatattataatattttaattatttacaaaatttatttattttaatgtaattaaaaaatttaaagatagaaaattttcaagaaaagattAAATGGGATAGGGTGAAGTGGTGTGGGTATAGGAAATTCACAAACCCACCTCATTTgtcccatttatttttttttaatgtgatgagattaagaattattttgaataaataggacTGAATTGAGATGGGATAACCTCTCTTAAACTTTTCCTATAGTCATTCCTAAATTCATCATTTAATCAtctatatttcaaatttaaaaatagtactATTACACCCAAATGAACCCAATAGCCTAGGTTATTAAGCAAGCATAAACAAGTTTTTCTGAACCAAAAAAGCTTTAACTTGTAATGCTCGTGATCATATTCTTTATACTCATACTCATGTTGTATGCACCCTCaagaacatatttttttaattataccTAGATTTACTTAACACATATCCAAACGAAATTAGACGAGAATATAAactattttatgaaatcatCACAACTCTAAATTCGATCTGTTTAATTATGTAGTAAACTCTAAATCATTGAATGATGGTgtaaatataagataatatagtaaaataaaagaaaaagatcagatacaaaataataagatcAAAAATCGATGcgatcaaaatataaaatgataagaatacgaataaaattcaaaataataaaacgaCAAAATACCAAATAATGATACTATGATATGATGTACTTTTAACCTATGGATTCGTTTGCATAGTGAGTTCCAAGTGagttcactttttttatttttatttttatttaataataaattcaaaagatGAAAAGGTAATTTGGAGTGGGATGTAAAAGTAGTAAAACACTTTTAACAATGGGAAAATGGGAAAAGTGTTTGTACCGTTAAAGGTGAAAAAGGAATCttaattataagctatgaaGAACGAAGTAACTAAGAAATGATGACATGTAA
The sequence above is drawn from the Vitis riparia cultivar Riparia Gloire de Montpellier isolate 1030 chromosome 6, EGFV_Vit.rip_1.0, whole genome shotgun sequence genome and encodes:
- the LOC117915856 gene encoding uncharacterized protein LOC117915856, translating into MKKGLHPQMQWISYVTQSGRLMHVMMTRIHSVGKVYHLRARRQMAQSVGQIAKFKRRYEQKNEENEEK